In Spirochaeta thermophila DSM 6578, the DNA window AACGACCCGGATGGGTGGAAGCCCTCAACAACCTGGGCATCGTGGAACAATCGAGGGGGCATCACGAGGCCGCCCTCGCATGCTTCAGGGAAGCACTCACCCTCGACCCGCTCCATGCAGCGGCGGCCAACAACATGGGAAGCATCCTGGCCCTCCTCGGCCGCTACAGGGAGGCCTTCGACTGGTTCGTACAGGCACTCAGAATCCAGCCGGGCTATGAGCGCGCACTCCACAACATCCTCCACCTCCTCACCTCACAGGAGGCTTTCTTCGACGTGGAACAGGAACTCTCCCTCCTGCTCCTCGAATTCCCCGGCCTCGACCAACTCAGAGTCTCCTATGCAGAGGCCCTCTTCCGCAAAGGAGACTACGACAGGGCCGAAGAGGAACTGCGCCTCCTCGAAGAAAAGGGAGCCGACGACCCCAGGATACCCCGTCTCCTGGGTATCATCTCCTTCCTCCACGGGAAGGAGGACCGCGCACACACCTATTTCGAGCACTACCGACGGCTCACCCACCGGGAGGACTACCTCCTCGACCTCATCAAGACGCTCAAAGACCGCAAGGAATACCGCGCCGCCCTCACCCGCCTCAACGAATACCTCTCCTCACACCCCGAGGATCGCAACGCCCGTCTCCTCCTCGGAGAGATCCATCTCGAACTGGGGAACATCGAAGAAGCCTTCCCCCTGCTGGAGAAGATGAGGGAGGAGACCCCCTCGGATCCCGACGTGCTCACCGCCTGTGCGAGACTCTACCAGCGAGCAGGACAGAGGGAACGGGCCATCGACCTCATCGACACGCTGGTGGGCATCCAGGGCAGCAGGGCGACGCCCGAGGACCTCACCGGACTCAACAGGAGCCTCGAACTCTACGAAGAAACGATCCAGTCCTTTGGGGATCACGACAGATCCACATGGGAGCACAACCTCAGGAAGCTCACCGATCTCGTTCGGTTGAGCGAGACCGAATGGGAGGTCGAAGCCTCTGAAGAGGAAGAAGCCCCCACCCTCCTCGACTTCGAGGAAGTGGTCGTGGAAGAGGAACCCGAACCGGAAGAAGAATCCGAAGGACCCGAGGAGGAGAACATCGCTCCCTATGTACACCTCCTCGACGAGGAAGGCCCCACCCTCCTCGATCTCGCCGACACCTCAGCAGAGCCTTTCCCCGGCACGTCCCCCTCGACCGGATCCTCGAGCGGCCCCGTCCCCCCGCCTCCACCGCAGCCCCCTCTTTCCCCACCCCTGCACCCCACCCCTGCCCAGGCCATCTCCCCCACCCCCACACCCCCCCTCCCTCCACGGCCGTCCCGCCTTCCCCACCCGTCACCCCTCCGTCACCACAGCCCCTTCCTCCGACACCACCCACCCAGACACCACCCACCCAGACACCACCCACCCAGACACCACTCACCCAGACACCACTCACCCAGACACCACCCACCCAGGCACCACTCACCCAGGCACCACCCACCCAGGCACCACCCACCCAGGCACCACCCACCCAGACACCGCCCACGCAGGCACCGCCCGCCCAAGCACCCCCCACACCTCCTCCGCCCCCATACACCCCCCCCCTCGCTCCCGCCGCTCCCCCCACCCCGCCCCCGACACCCTCCGACCACGCCTCCCCCCTCCCTCCCCCCTCCACCCCATCCCAGCCGGAACCCCGCACCCCTTCCGAACCCCCACCCCCCGCTCCACCCTCCGAAGACCCCACACGCCTCTCCTCACTCATCGCCTACCTCGAGTACCTCGTCTCCTTCCTCCCCCACGACAAGAAGGTGGAGATGGAGTCGCTCTCCTACCGCACCAAGCTCTCCTGGCTCCGCCAGTCCCTCACCACCTACACGGTCTCCGACCTCTCATCCCCCATCCGACGATCCACGTAACCCCTCGGGCATCGCCACCCACGCCAGACGTCCCTTCCTCTTCCCGTCGCACTCCCTCCACCCCTCAACCTCACAGACCACCAACGCACACCACGAAGTCTTGAGCACCACCTCACGCCCCACGAGGAACCTCACACACTCCTCCATCGCCGGGTTGTGCCCTACGAGCGCCACGTATCCATACTCATCCGGAAGCCCCCGTATGAACCGGAGGTATCCCTCTCCCGAACCAGGATAGAGGGCATCCACATACTCCACCTCCCGCCCGGGGAACAGCAACCTCGCCGTCTCCGCTGCCCGAGGCGCACTCGATGCGTACACCCGCTCCACCGGCTCCTCCGCAAGCAACGCGGCAACCCGGACCGCATCCTGAACCCCCCGGTCCTCGAGCACCCGCTCCCGGTCGTCCACCCCGGGACGGGCATTCTCGGCCTTCGCGTGTCTGCAGAGCAGTATCCTCTTCATACCTGCCTCCCTTCACGCAATTTCACCTTGAACCGCTCCCATTCCTTCCCCGAAAACCCCTCCGGCGGTTCCTCGGGAAGCTCCATCCGGGAGGAGAGGAACCGCCACTCCTTCGCAGAGAAGCGCACCGCACCCCTCACGTGCTCCTCGAACGAGGCCACCGCGAGCGGACACACCCTGCGCACGATCTCCAGGATCACCTTCGCGTACTCCCTGATCTCGTACTGGGCGTGCGGATCGAGCCTCAACCAGAGGAAACGGAACAGATTGTGGAGATCCATCTGCCAGTACCACTCCGTGTAGAGACTCAAGGGGAGGTTGATCCGCGCCAGCTCCCGTGCCACCCCTCGTTCGAGCAATCCCTCGTATCTCCTGTAGGCATCCTCCTGAAACGCGGCCATCTCCTTGCGGATCTCTTCCGCCACCTCGGGAGGAAACGGAGCCTCCTCCCTCCCCTGCTTGTTGCTCGCGCTTTGAGGAGCAAGCACCTCAGGCGACGGTACGTAGAACTCCTCCTGGAGCACGCTGTACCGACCCGAGATCTCGTTGATCCGGGCGGTCCTGTGGCGCACCCACTGTCGGGCCACGAATATGGGCATCTTCGCATGAAACGTGAACACCACCTGCTCGAACGGAGAGGTATGCTCGTTCCTCAGGAGATAGTCGATGAGCGCCTTGTCCTCCCTGTACGACTTGGTCCCCTTCCCGTAGGAGACCCGCGCCGCCTGGACGATCCGCTCGTCGCTCCCCATGTAGTCCACCAGTCGTACGAACCCCCTGTCCAGCACGGGAAACGGCTTGTCGAGGATCTCCTCGGCCTCAGGTACCACACAGTGTGCCATACGTCCCTCCATGATAGTCGCTGTGGACTCTCACCTTATCGAAAAGCCCCACTCGAGGGAAGACTTCCTCCCCGTACGGGATCGAGCCCCCATCCCACCACCCACGCCCGGAACATCCGGTATCGCCTCCTGAAGTACTCCTCCCAGGGGGGATCCACCTCCACCCTCCCGGTGAGCACGGAAAAGGCCCTCACCACATACACACCCCTCCTCTCACCCTCCTTCCTCACCACATTCACCACCGGAACCACCTGCCCCGGCACCATCACGACCCGCTCCCCCTCTTTGCGGACCCTCACCTGGAAGAGCACCGACTCACCGGTGTAGGCCCGCTCCTCCTCCCAGTCGGAAGGCCCCAGCCGCCAGGTCTGACCGGAGACGAAGTTCCCCAACGAGTAGAGGACGAGGGCCCGCCGCCCCTCCGGCGTGCGGATCCATTCCCACGGCTGGAGTACGTGCGGGTGGTGGGACCACACCACATCCACCCCACGCGACACCGCCTCACGGAAGAAGGCCCGCTTCACCTCGAGCGGGACCCGACGGTACTCCTCGCCCCCATGCACCGAGAGCACGAAGAAATCGTACTGCGGGGTCACCCTGGAGAGGAAGTCGAGGAAGGCCCTCCTGCGTCCCTCGTGGGGGAAATACACCAGGTTCACGAGCCCGCTGCCCTCGATCTCGTTCATGAACTCCGAGACCGCCAGGAACCCGATCCGTACCCCCTTCACCTCCATCCGGGTTACGGTGAAGCGATCCTCCCTCCGGGTGACCGCACCATTGTAGTGGATCCCATACCGCGACGAGAGGCGCGCCATCTCCTTCAACGTACTCCTCACCCCCTCCTCCCCCTGATCGCACGTGTGATTGTTTGCGAGAGAGAAGACGTCGAATCCCGCCCGCACCGCCGCCTCCACGTAGGCAGGGTCCACCGAAAACCGGGGGAAGCTGGAAGGAGGGGCCGATCCCCTCACCACGGTCTCCAGATTCACGAACGAGAGATCGTCCCGCCGGAGGAGGGGGGCCACGTCCTCATAGATGGCATCGTAGTCCTCCATCCGGTAGTTCACGTTGTGTGCCATGAGGTCCCCGGCGAAGGTGAGCAGCACCCATCCCCCCTCGCTCGAATGGACGGACGTCGGGACGGACCGGGAGGACTCCTCGCCCCCCCACAGGGGTCCGAAGAGGAGCACTCCCAAAAGGAGGAGAGGGATCATACGAGTAAGTATGCACCACCCCCGCATCATCTGTCCACAGAAGCTTGCCCCCGAGGGCCCCGTGGGAGTATCCTCTTATATAATGAAACCCGTCCTCGCATTCCTCCTCCTCTGTTCCTCCCTCCTCGCGGCAGAGGACTTCCTCATCGTCCAGTTCACCCAGCGGGACGACGGACTCATCGTGGTGGAGGCCCGCAACCCTCTCCCCATCCCGGGGACCTTCGTCCTCTCGGAGCTCAGCGGCGGGAGCATGGACGGCGACATCCCCTTCACCGCGGTCCTCGGCCCAAGGGATGGCCCCCTCCCCATCCTCACGATACAACCCGAGGAAGGCCGCCGCGTGAGGATCAGATGGAAGACCCTTCCGGGAGACATACACGCCGTACACCCCGACGAGAACCACCTCTACCTCTTCCCCTTCGCCCACGGAACGAAGCACCGTGTGGACCAGGCCTTCCACGGCGCCTTCACCCACCGCGGCGAGAACGAGTATGCGGTCGACTTCGCCATGGATGAAGGCACACCGGTCTACGCAGCACGGGGAGGCGTGACGGCCTACGTGAAGGAGGACTCCTCTGTGGGAGGCACCTCGGCCTCCTATGGGGACGACGCAAACTACATCCTCATCTACCACGAGGACGGCACCTTCGGGAACTACGTCCACCTCAGGAAGGACGGTGCACTCGTGGAACCGGGCGACCGCGTCGAGGCCGGCCAGCTCATAGGCTACAGCGGCAACACCGGTCAGAGCTCGGGTCCCCACCTCCACTTCGACGTGCGCATACCCACCACAGAAGGGCTCACCTCCATACCCATCAGGTTCCTCAATTACGACGGAACCGCCGTGATCCCCGAGGAAGGCTCGTACTACTATGCCTTCCACCCCGGCGGCCCTGCCTTCCCCGTGGTCCTGGGAAGGCTCCTCAGCAACGAGGACTTCAAGGACCACGAGGCTCCCGTCGAACCCGTGGAGAGAATCGTCTTCCGCACCGAGCAGATCGACGACACCGTGGTGGTGTACGTGGGCAACGGATTCGACCGACCGGCACGGGTGGAGGTGGAGCTCGTGCTCTCGGGCATGGAGGCCACCACCCCAAGGAAGCTCAGCATCACCATCCCCCCACGCACCGAGCGCTTCCTCACCCTCCTGCGTCCCCTCCCCTCGGCCCGCACCTTCCGCTACGGCTACCGCTACACGTACGCATTCACCGGGCAGGAGGACTCATGAGGAGACCCCCTCCGGAGAGATGAGGACCTCACCGGCAGGCACCCCCCGCACCATCCGTATCCACTTCGCCCTTCGTATCCTCACCACACCGGCGAGAGCCTTCACCACCTCCTCCAGCTGCACCAGAGAGAGCACCACGGGGAAGGGAAGACCGGCGAGGAGCCCCGAACACACCGCGATCGGCACCCCCACTCCCCACACCCCGCCGAGTTCGAGGAGCATCCCGAAGAAGGTGTCGCCCCCGCTGCGGAAGATCCCCACCGTGGCGTGCCAGTTGAAGATCTTCCAGGGCATCGCCACCCCCACCACCACCAGCGAAGCGCGGAGGAACTCCTTTGCGAGCGGGGATATCCTGAAGAAGGAGGGAAAGAGGAAGGATCCAGCGATCAGGAAGAGCCCCGAGAGCGCACCCAGGAGCACCGCCCAGAGGGAGAAACTCACCGCATACTCCTGCGCCCTCCGGACCCGCCCCTTCCCCAGGACGTTCCCTATCATGATGCTGCACGCATTGCTCGTCCCCACGAAGACCACCACCGCGAAGTTGAAGAGCGTGTTGGCGAGGGTATAGGCCGCCACCGCCTCGGTGCTCACCCGGGCGAAGACCGCCTGGTAGGCCGAAACACCCAGTGCCCACCCCACCTCGCTGCCCACCACGGGCAGGGCCCTCTCGAGGTAGTCTCGCACCTCCCTCCCCGAGAAGGAGAGGAGGCTGCGGAGCCTGGCGGCGAGCACGGTACGCCGGAGGTATACCGCGATCAGGACATACCCCGCCTCGAAGATGCGGGCGATCACGGTCGCGATCGCCGCCCCTTCCACGCCGAGCCTGGGGAAAGGCCCGGGACCGAAGATGAGGAGATAGTTCCCCACGGTATTCATCGCCAGGGCGATGGTGGAGGCCTGGAAGGGAAGCGCCACCTCTCCTGTGGACCGCAACACGATACCGTAGAGGAAGGAGAAGGCGGTGAAGGGATACGAGATCCAAATCCACCTGAAATAGGAAAGCCCCAGGGCGATCACCTCGCCGTCGTCGGTGAAGACCCTGAGGATCAAGGAGGGGAAGAGGAGGGCCACGATCGAAAAGACCGCCCCGATGAAGAGAGCGAAGATCAGGGCGATACCGGCGAAACGGCGAACCCCCTCCACATCACCCTTACCCCACAACTGCGCGGTGAAGATCGCGGCACCCGATCCTATCGCGAAGACGAAAAGGAAGAAGACGAAGTACCACTGGTTGGCGAGGGCCACACCCGCCACTTCCTCGGTACCGAGCTGGCCGATCATGAACGTATCGACCATGTTGAGCACCGAGAAGAGGAGGTTCTGGATGGCGATGGGAAAGGCGAGCATCCACACCCTCCTCATGAAGAAGGGGTGAGGACTGAGCCGTTTCAGTACTCCACGTGCTGCTCTCCACTTCATATCCGCGTACCATAGCATGGAACGGGTTTCCTGCCGACCACCTTGCCACCTCCATGAGTATCATAGTAATGTAAACGATACAGCGTAGAGGTCCCATCACAGCGAGGGGGTGCGACATGAAGATGAACGAGATAGAGAAGATGGAACGGGAGTTGCGGCGGGCCCAGAAGAAACAAGAGAGTCTCGCCCGAAAGCAGCAGAAGAAGAAGGGGAATGTGGTGGGAGAGTACATCAAACGACTCGCCTCGCTCTTCTTCTACGATGAGGAGATGATCTACAACATTCCGAACAATCCGGACATCTTCGCCTGTATCGAGGAGATGAAGCAGGAGCTCCCCAGGGAGGAATGGGAGACCGTCATCCGAAAGGCCGTCAAGAGCACGGGCGTGAAAGAAAAAGAGATCGCCTACACCCAACTCAAGACCTACCTGGAGAGCTGATCTCTCACCTCTTTTTCCTCACTCTGAACCGACCCTCCTCCTCGTACGAGGAGAACGAGACATCCTCCCTCTGAGAGAGCCGGTAG includes these proteins:
- a CDS encoding M23 family metallopeptidase, whose amino-acid sequence is MKPVLAFLLLCSSLLAAEDFLIVQFTQRDDGLIVVEARNPLPIPGTFVLSELSGGSMDGDIPFTAVLGPRDGPLPILTIQPEEGRRVRIRWKTLPGDIHAVHPDENHLYLFPFAHGTKHRVDQAFHGAFTHRGENEYAVDFAMDEGTPVYAARGGVTAYVKEDSSVGGTSASYGDDANYILIYHEDGTFGNYVHLRKDGALVEPGDRVEAGQLIGYSGNTGQSSGPHLHFDVRIPTTEGLTSIPIRFLNYDGTAVIPEEGSYYYAFHPGGPAFPVVLGRLLSNEDFKDHEAPVEPVERIVFRTEQIDDTVVVYVGNGFDRPARVEVELVLSGMEATTPRKLSITIPPRTERFLTLLRPLPSARTFRYGYRYTYAFTGQEDS
- a CDS encoding CapA family protein, with amino-acid sequence MIPLLLLGVLLFGPLWGGEESSRSVPTSVHSSEGGWVLLTFAGDLMAHNVNYRMEDYDAIYEDVAPLLRRDDLSFVNLETVVRGSAPPSSFPRFSVDPAYVEAAVRAGFDVFSLANNHTCDQGEEGVRSTLKEMARLSSRYGIHYNGAVTRREDRFTVTRMEVKGVRIGFLAVSEFMNEIEGSGLVNLVYFPHEGRRRAFLDFLSRVTPQYDFFVLSVHGGEEYRRVPLEVKRAFFREAVSRGVDVVWSHHPHVLQPWEWIRTPEGRRALVLYSLGNFVSGQTWRLGPSDWEEERAYTGESVLFQVRVRKEGERVVMVPGQVVPVVNVVRKEGERRGVYVVRAFSVLTGRVEVDPPWEEYFRRRYRMFRAWVVGWGLDPVRGGSLPSSGAFR
- a CDS encoding MATE family efflux transporter — encoded protein: MKWRAARGVLKRLSPHPFFMRRVWMLAFPIAIQNLLFSVLNMVDTFMIGQLGTEEVAGVALANQWYFVFFLFVFAIGSGAAIFTAQLWGKGDVEGVRRFAGIALIFALFIGAVFSIVALLFPSLILRVFTDDGEVIALGLSYFRWIWISYPFTAFSFLYGIVLRSTGEVALPFQASTIALAMNTVGNYLLIFGPGPFPRLGVEGAAIATVIARIFEAGYVLIAVYLRRTVLAARLRSLLSFSGREVRDYLERALPVVGSEVGWALGVSAYQAVFARVSTEAVAAYTLANTLFNFAVVVFVGTSNACSIMIGNVLGKGRVRRAQEYAVSFSLWAVLLGALSGLFLIAGSFLFPSFFRISPLAKEFLRASLVVVGVAMPWKIFNWHATVGIFRSGGDTFFGMLLELGGVWGVGVPIAVCSGLLAGLPFPVVLSLVQLEEVVKALAGVVRIRRAKWIRMVRGVPAGEVLISPEGVSS
- a CDS encoding tetratricopeptide repeat protein; translation: MSEPTLHMKAQEERLRKARNAYHLGDLETASKLVHELLHEVPLSSGVHLLSGMIALRQDRNEEAKEAFSKALELGGEEAEALNNLGVIYRKEGDHRKAIEYFRKALAADPDRPDILYNLANACKDAGLFEEAEAAYRKALEHDPHLVSAYNNLATLYQQRGALGKAVAVLEKGLTADPDHPTLLYNLGVLYQREGRYEEARASLHRALQKRPGWVEALNNLGIVEQSRGHHEAALACFREALTLDPLHAAAANNMGSILALLGRYREAFDWFVQALRIQPGYERALHNILHLLTSQEAFFDVEQELSLLLLEFPGLDQLRVSYAEALFRKGDYDRAEEELRLLEEKGADDPRIPRLLGIISFLHGKEDRAHTYFEHYRRLTHREDYLLDLIKTLKDRKEYRAALTRLNEYLSSHPEDRNARLLLGEIHLELGNIEEAFPLLEKMREETPSDPDVLTACARLYQRAGQRERAIDLIDTLVGIQGSRATPEDLTGLNRSLELYEETIQSFGDHDRSTWEHNLRKLTDLVRLSETEWEVEASEEEEAPTLLDFEEVVVEEEPEPEEESEGPEEENIAPYVHLLDEEGPTLLDLADTSAEPFPGTSPSTGSSSGPVPPPPPQPPLSPPLHPTPAQAISPTPTPPLPPRPSRLPHPSPLRHHSPFLRHHPPRHHPPRHHPPRHHSPRHHSPRHHPPRHHSPRHHPPRHHPPRHHPPRHRPRRHRPPKHPPHLLRPHTPPPSLPPLPPPRPRHPPTTPPPSLPPPPHPSRNPAPLPNPHPPLHPPKTPHASPHSSPTSSTSSPSSPTTRRWRWSRSPTAPSSPGSASPSPPTRSPTSHPPSDDPRNPSGIATHARRPFLFPSHSLHPSTSQTTNAHHEVLSTTSRPTRNLTHSSIAGLCPTSATYPYSSGSPRMNRRYPSPEPG
- a CDS encoding LB_289 family protein, yielding MKMNEIEKMERELRRAQKKQESLARKQQKKKGNVVGEYIKRLASLFFYDEEMIYNIPNNPDIFACIEEMKQELPREEWETVIRKAVKSTGVKEKEIAYTQLKTYLES
- the thyX gene encoding FAD-dependent thymidylate synthase, whose protein sequence is MAHCVVPEAEEILDKPFPVLDRGFVRLVDYMGSDERIVQAARVSYGKGTKSYREDKALIDYLLRNEHTSPFEQVVFTFHAKMPIFVARQWVRHRTARINEISGRYSVLQEEFYVPSPEVLAPQSASNKQGREEAPFPPEVAEEIRKEMAAFQEDAYRRYEGLLERGVARELARINLPLSLYTEWYWQMDLHNLFRFLWLRLDPHAQYEIREYAKVILEIVRRVCPLAVASFEEHVRGAVRFSAKEWRFLSSRMELPEEPPEGFSGKEWERFKVKLREGRQV